In Saccharomyces cerevisiae S288C chromosome XV, complete sequence, the following proteins share a genomic window:
- the RAD17 gene encoding Rad17p (Checkpoint protein; involved in the activation of the DNA damage and meiotic pachytene checkpoints; with Mec3p and Ddc1p, forms a clamp that is loaded onto partial duplex DNA; homolog of human and S. pombe Rad1 and U. maydis Rec1 proteins), with amino-acid sequence MRINSELANKFSASTVHLEHITTALSCLTPFGSKDDVLIFIDADGLSFVRENNHVIKIQLLLSRELFMSYSYRNETEDHMKLCVKINHILDSVSVMNRNSDDIVECTLSYDGHGSPFVLIFEDSFISERVEYSTYLIKDFDTNGLELDRERISFEAIIKGEALHSALKDLKEIGCKECYVYAKTEANDENVFALISKSQLGFSKIKLPSNRSILEKLQVFDGDSTTVIDGFAVIGFFDFTSFDKIRKSTKIASKVLFRMDVHGVLSVNILSQTDDVIITDTTRPSNNRPGSIRQLQLPKDYPGIVIEVCMLEKESIDEAAQTEIELLMETNELGNRNSFKKSTIRKRYGTDKGNETSNDNLLQLNGKKIKLPSEEENNKNRESEDEENHCKYPTKDIPIFF; translated from the coding sequence TAGCGAACAAGTTTTCTGCCTCAACGGTGCACTTAGAACATATCACAACTGCTTTAAGTTGTTTAACACCTTTTGGTTCTAAAGACGATGTGcttatattcattgatgCTGATGGGCTGTCATTTGTCAGGGAGAATAATCATGTGATAAAAATCCAACTACTGTTATCTCGGGAGCTATTTATGTCTTATTCGTATAGAAATGAAACTGAGGATCACATGAAACTTTgtgtaaaaataaatcataTCTTAGATAGCGTTAGCGTGATGAACAGGAATTCGGATGACATTGTTGAGTGTACTTTATCTTATGATGGACATGGATCACCATTTGTACTAATATTTGAAGACTCGTTCATTTCTGAGAGAGTGGAGTACTCTACCTACTTAATTAAGGATTTTGATACTAATGGACTAGAACTCGATAGAGAAAGGATAAGCTTTGAGGCAATTATTAAGGGCGAAGCCCTTCATTCAGCCTTAAAGGATCTAAAAGAAATCGGATGCAAAGAGTGCTATGTATATGCAAAGACCGAGGCGAATGATGAGAATGTATTTGCCCTGATATCTAAATCTCAGCTAGGATTttctaaaataaaattacCCAGTAACAGATCCATACTAGAGAAGTTACAAGTATTTGACGGAGATTCCACAACAGTAATAGATGGTTTTGCTGTAATTGGGTTCTTCGATTTCACCTCGTTTGATAAAATCAGAAAGAGTACTAAAATTGCAAGCAAAGTCCTTTTCAGGATGGATGTTCATGGCGTATTGAGTGTAAATATTCTAAGTCAAACAGACGATGTCATTATCACTGATACTACAAGACCTTCAAATAATCGACCAGGTAGTATTCGCCAACTGCAGCTACCCAAGGATTATCCCGGTATAGTAATTGAGGTTTGCATGCTAGAAAAAGAATCCATAGATGAGGCAGCACAGACAGAAATAGAACTCCTGATGGAGACTAATGAACTTGGCAATCGTAATagttttaaaaaatcaactataagaaaaagatatggTACAGATAAAGGCAATGAAACTTCAAATGACAACTTGCTGCAATTGAatgggaaaaaaattaaactaccatctgaagaagaaaacaataaaaacaGGGAAAGTGAGGATGAAGAGAATCACTGCAAGTATCCAACAAAGGATA